The DNA window CTCACGCTCTCTGTCGCCGCCTACCACATAATAGCTGTAGTAGATATCTTTCAGGCTGAAAGGGATCACCGTCTCGACTTCCAGGCTCATGGTGTTGTCCAGGGCATCTTCGTCCAGAAAGGGCACGCTTACCCTCTTCGCAATGACACTGTAGCTGGAAAGGGCGCACGCCGCATCCCGGGATTTGACGCCATTTTCATGGACAAGCTGTTTCAGCTCCTGTGCCAGGAGACTTTCATTTACGATATTGCCGTCGTTCAAAAGATTTTCTTCAAATGACTTTGCCGCGGCTTTTTGAAGCCTGAACCCGTCTTTGCCGTGCCTGAGCACGCAGATCTTGATGGACGTGGTCCCGATATCCACCCCTATAAGCTCGTTACTTTTGGTCAAGCCAAGTTTATTCAACAAGTCGGAAGTCATGCCGATTATCTTCTCTCCGTCACCATTTTGACATGTAACCGGACAATGATTTTCAACTTATCCGGAAAGTGATGCTCTTGTGCCGCAAAATGGTCTTTCCATGGGATATACATTCATCCAAAATATCAGGGAATCGCTTTTCGAGTCAATGACATATGTCACTTCAGGCTACCTTCAATATGCACCCTTGCCTCCAAAAATGGCACGGACTGTTTTCAACATGATGATGACGTCGAGCCAGATAGACCAGTTGAGCACATATAAATAATCCAGCTTCACCCGTTCCGCATACTTGGTATCGCTCCTGCCGCTCACCTGCCAGAGGCCCGTCATTCCCGGTTTTGTCCTGGAGTAGATCATCCGGTAAGAGTCCCTGAATTCCTCGAGGGCCCCCTCCAGATCGGGTCTGGGTCCCACAAGAGACATATCGCCCTTCATGACGTTCAGGAACTGAGGGAGTTCGTCCAATGACGTTCTGCGAAGAATTCTGCCTATCCTGGTTACCCTGGGATCGGCTTTCAATTTATTCCTTTCTTTCAAATCCTTAAGGGCCTGCTCATTCCCATTCAGATACTCCTCGAAGGCAGCCTCACCACCCGCCTTCATGGTCCTGTACTTAATCATCTTGAACTGTGCAAGATTTATACCGCATCGTCTTTGCACGAAGAAGACGGGTCCCCTGGAATCAATTTTTATGAGTATGGGAATGAGGAGGAAGAAGGGGAGGAACAAAATGAGTCCCGCCGCAGACAAAAGGACGTCAGTAATCCTTTTGATAACCACCCTTCTTCGTGAGAGAAGGCCGTTATTTGTGGTGATAAGAGCGATATTCTTTGTGAGGAAGGTGCGTATCTCGGTATTCATAAATGAAAGGCCCGAGATACTCGATACAAGGATCATATTGTCCACCTTGTGTTTCAGGGCTTTGACGGTCTCCTCATCGGCATATTCCATGGGGACGAAGCAGGTATCTATCCGGCCTTTAAGGGAATCAAGGTAGAGGTTGTTCACGATTGCGTAGCCGGAGTACCATTCTTTATTGAGCGAGTCTTTCAGGGCGTTCATCCGGTCCCCTCTTCTGCGCTCGAAGAGAGATGCCTGTCTCCTCCGGCCGAAAATCTTATAGAGCATAAATTTCATTCCCATCCTGCCGAGGGGAATGAGAAAAGCCATAAAAATAAAACTCAAAGTGATGACGATCCTGGAAACCGCTTCCGCTTCCTTTTGAAGGGAGAGTATGACCCATACCACGAGAAAAGATATAAAGAGGCCTTTGAGTAACAGGAGAAGCTCATCCCACACCGTCATAACCGTGCCGTAACTGCCGCGGTATGCCAGTGCGGCAGCAATTACCGGAGGGATCCAGGCCTTATCCAACAGGTAGAGCGAAAGACCATGACCGAGAGGGACGAGCCCGAGATACTCCTGGGAGGCCGACCTCGCAATAAAGGCGCCCAAAATGCACAGGTCGATAAGCAGGAGGTCAAAGATAAAAAGAATAAGGGTGTTGCCCTTATGGCTACGCATTCAGATGTCTCCCCGTCCATTTGGCTACTTTTTTAAGGACCCGTCCGTGCCTCAGGCCGAGGTAATAACCCCCGTACTTGAAAAATGCCTCGCCAAGGGCATAGAGGCCCCAGAAATACATGCCCTTGCTGAGGAGGTGACGGATCTCTTCGTCCAAAAACCTCAACCCCTCCCTTCGTCCTCGAGCGTAAGGCGCGAGCCATGGATGGCACGAAAAGGAGAGCCCGGCCCGGGCATATCGTCCGAATTGGCCTGCCCAGCTGTAGTCGTGGGAATGGACCACCCTTGCCCCGGGTGCGTAGGCGATGGAGTATCCCGATTTGAGGAGATTCGCCGCGTAGAGCATGTCTTCGAACATGATCAACTTATCGGGAAATCCTCCCAGCTCCTGGAATTCCTTTCCCCTTATTGCCGAGCAGACGTTGCTGAAGAAAAAGGCCTTGATGCCCAACTCTTCAACGTCATCCCAGCATCTCAGCGAGCCCGATTCAGGATAATTATAATTTCTGGCGAATGCTTCCGTAGGCTTCGCGTCGCCTCTCGGGATCTGCCTGCCGTAAGACGCAGCTATACGAGGGTCCCGGAGCGGCTCTATCAGGTGCTCTATGCACCTGTCATCGCACGGAAGGGCATCCTGGGTAAGGAATACGGTAATATCCCCCCTGGATTGCATGGCCGCAAGGTTTCGAGTGCCTCCGTGGTTAAAGCTTTGTTTCGGGACCGTTATTACCCTTGCACCACATGATTCCGCCGCCCGGGCCGTCTCATCGGATGATGACGAATCGATGACGATAATTTCACAGGCAGCGGTCTGGGTTTTGAGGCTCGAGATGAGTCGCTCGATGGCGGGCATGGCATTATAGGTGGGAATAATGACACTAACCATGGAGGAGCTTCCTCCATTTTGCCTTCAAAAACCTCACGTCCCAAAGGGATGTCATCTCCGAGAGAAGCTCCCTGCTACCGACCTTTCTGGCGGACATGATCCGCCTTCGCTTCTCGAGCATGTGGGGAAGGGCCTTAAGGGCATCCCTCTTCGCCTTCAAATAGATGATCCCACGCCCATGTTTCAGCACGAAGAATGCAAACTCGGAGATTATCCCGCACACAAAGGCCGGAAAGCAGACTGCGAGCACGGAAAGAGGGATATTTTTCATTCGCACGAATTCAGCGTTTCTTAAGGTGTAATAGACCTGGATATCACTCATATATCCGATCGAGGCGGTTACTTTGTGGATCACTGTGGCGGTGGGCACGAAAACCGCTTTCCAACCCGCGAGCTTGGCCCTGAGGTTGAGGTCCGTATCTTCATGGATCAGAAAGAAATCTTCATCAAAAAGACCTATAGAGTCTATCATTTCCCTCCGGTACAGCGCAGCGCCTGCGCACGCGCCGAAGACTCTGCCCTTCTGGTCGAACTGCTCCGGCGCCTCGCCTTCTCCCCGCTTAAACCCCCTGAGAGCCCTCGTATATCCGTCTCCGGCGCTGTCTATCAGATGCGTCTGGTGGGAGACCAGTTTTGATGCACAGATCCCCACCTCGGGGTCTTGGTCCATGGCCTTGCATAGCTCAGCCAGCCACTCGCCGCAGGGCTCCGTGTCGTTATTGAGAAGGGCGATATACTTCCCTTTCGCGTGCCGGAGTCCTTCCGCGTTGCCTCCGGAAAAACCGAGATTCTCTCCGAGGCGAACTACCCTGCAGGAGCGGCCGAGCGGGCGCTCCCGAATAAAGGAGTCAATCTCGGCACGGGAATTGTCGGAGGAGTCGTTATCGACCAGGATCAACTCAAAATCAATAAAAGTCTGTGTTTCCAGTGCCTCCAGACATCTTA is part of the Syntrophorhabdaceae bacterium genome and encodes:
- a CDS encoding exopolysaccharide biosynthesis polyprenyl glycosylphosphotransferase; this encodes MRSHKGNTLILFIFDLLLIDLCILGAFIARSASQEYLGLVPLGHGLSLYLLDKAWIPPVIAAALAYRGSYGTVMTVWDELLLLLKGLFISFLVVWVILSLQKEAEAVSRIVITLSFIFMAFLIPLGRMGMKFMLYKIFGRRRQASLFERRRGDRMNALKDSLNKEWYSGYAIVNNLYLDSLKGRIDTCFVPMEYADEETVKALKHKVDNMILVSSISGLSFMNTEIRTFLTKNIALITTNNGLLSRRRVVIKRITDVLLSAAGLILFLPFFLLIPILIKIDSRGPVFFVQRRCGINLAQFKMIKYRTMKAGGEAAFEEYLNGNEQALKDLKERNKLKADPRVTRIGRILRRTSLDELPQFLNVMKGDMSLVGPRPDLEGALEEFRDSYRMIYSRTKPGMTGLWQVSGRSDTKYAERVKLDYLYVLNWSIWLDVIIMLKTVRAIFGGKGAY
- a CDS encoding glycosyltransferase family 2 protein, which codes for MVSLIVLNFNGEGLTVRCLEALETQTFIDFELILVDNDSSDNSRAEIDSFIRERPLGRSCRVVRLGENLGFSGGNAEGLRHAKGKYIALLNNDTEPCGEWLAELCKAMDQDPEVGICASKLVSHQTHLIDSAGDGYTRALRGFKRGEGEAPEQFDQKGRVFGACAGAALYRREMIDSIGLFDEDFFLIHEDTDLNLRAKLAGWKAVFVPTATVIHKVTASIGYMSDIQVYYTLRNAEFVRMKNIPLSVLAVCFPAFVCGIISEFAFFVLKHGRGIIYLKAKRDALKALPHMLEKRRRIMSARKVGSRELLSEMTSLWDVRFLKAKWRKLLHG
- a CDS encoding glycosyltransferase — translated: MVSVIIPTYNAMPAIERLISSLKTQTAACEIIVIDSSSSDETARAAESCGARVITVPKQSFNHGGTRNLAAMQSRGDITVFLTQDALPCDDRCIEHLIEPLRDPRIAASYGRQIPRGDAKPTEAFARNYNYPESGSLRCWDDVEELGIKAFFFSNVCSAIRGKEFQELGGFPDKLIMFEDMLYAANLLKSGYSIAYAPGARVVHSHDYSWAGQFGRYARAGLSFSCHPWLAPYARGRREGLRFLDEEIRHLLSKGMYFWGLYALGEAFFKYGGYYLGLRHGRVLKKVAKWTGRHLNA
- the pilM gene encoding pilus assembly protein PilM translates to MTSDLLNKLGLTKSNELIGVDIGTTSIKICVLRHGKDGFRLQKAAAKSFEENLLNDGNIVNESLLAQELKQLVHENGVKSRDAACALSSYSVIAKRVSVPFLDEDALDNTMSLEVETVIPFSLKDIYYSYYVVGGDRERE